One genomic window of Verrucomicrobiia bacterium includes the following:
- a CDS encoding MBOAT family protein, producing the protein MLFNSAGYILLFFPIAATIYFFLNRNRLTIAAKASLVLSSLFFYGWWNPKYVILLLVSLLFNYGIGTVLADENQPFRRKLILVVGITCDVLLLGYYKYADFFLTNASYLSGKQLPLLKITLP; encoded by the coding sequence ATGTTATTTAATTCAGCGGGATACATCCTTCTATTCTTTCCCATTGCGGCGACGATTTATTTTTTCCTAAATCGGAATCGACTCACAATCGCCGCAAAGGCATCCCTTGTATTATCCTCCCTTTTCTTCTACGGATGGTGGAATCCAAAATACGTCATACTGCTCCTGGTGAGCCTGCTTTTTAATTACGGGATAGGAACGGTTCTCGCCGACGAAAATCAGCCTTTCCGGAGAAAGCTTATTCTGGTGGTTGGCATCACCTGCGACGTTCTTTTGCTCGGATATTACAAATATGCGGATTTTTTTCTAACAAATGCGTCCTATTTGTCGGGGAAGCAGTTACCGCTTTTGAAGATCACCCTTCCT